A single Methylomonas sp. AM2-LC DNA region contains:
- a CDS encoding sulfotransferase, with amino-acid sequence MMNNLKQLEIDKKLETAFAYHEKGCFSEAENLYRQIVHSQPDNFDALRLWAMILRSKGEPAEAVKLFSKAVKINSLHPGTLNNFGNAYTDLGQYQQAISCYQRALKLHANYAEAFNNLGYAQLKLQQPKQALCNFEQAVRIKPDYLQSWQQKATAEMELGLYQQLIESIDKILSLKPNDAEAFNLRGNALILLNRDEEAITCFKRALYLSPANVAVLTNLGNINYTRRNFTQALAYLDGALAIDANLPETLNCRGLVLQSIYRYDDAIDCFLSALAISANFAAALTNLGIVYMELNRATEAEQCFQRSLNINPTCVRTLYNQSLLTENKLGKTGFEKLLKINRNARSLLAEEKYLIHFGLGRHYHQAGDFDSAFKHFAEGCRIKRETINYSRQHMTEHVDSIIQAFNSECFHTLKNTYYSNQQPIFILGMPRSGTTLIEQILSSHLQVSAGGEVAELLNISKLGIGMLNQAISTTQLKASNIQAWAAAYHEVLARLNLTATHITDKTNDHFLAVGLINLLFPSAKIIHVRRNPVDTCLSCFVTAFRDSHDYSYDLLDLAHYYLEYDRLMRHWHTLLPAQNLLEIHYEELITDQQGITGKLLEHCQLNWDDACINFYQNNRPVRTASTLQVRHPLYNSSVERWREYEKHLVPLLEVLSPVLKS; translated from the coding sequence ATGATGAATAATTTAAAGCAATTAGAGATCGATAAAAAATTGGAAACTGCTTTTGCTTATCATGAAAAAGGTTGCTTTAGCGAGGCAGAAAACCTGTACCGACAGATCGTGCATAGTCAGCCGGACAATTTTGATGCTTTACGTTTATGGGCCATGATACTGCGTAGTAAGGGTGAGCCAGCCGAAGCGGTTAAATTATTTTCGAAAGCTGTTAAAATAAATTCACTGCACCCGGGTACCTTAAATAATTTTGGCAATGCTTATACCGATCTTGGTCAATATCAGCAAGCCATCAGCTGTTATCAGCGAGCCTTGAAATTACATGCCAATTATGCAGAAGCTTTTAACAACCTGGGTTATGCCCAGTTAAAATTGCAACAGCCTAAACAGGCACTGTGCAATTTTGAGCAGGCGGTCCGAATTAAGCCTGATTATCTGCAATCCTGGCAGCAAAAAGCTACCGCAGAAATGGAACTGGGGCTTTACCAACAGCTTATCGAAAGTATAGATAAAATTCTGTCTCTAAAACCCAATGATGCCGAAGCCTTTAATCTGCGTGGCAACGCATTAATTTTACTGAATCGTGATGAAGAAGCCATCACCTGTTTTAAGCGTGCTTTATATTTAAGTCCTGCCAACGTAGCAGTTTTAACCAATCTGGGCAATATTAATTACACCCGTAGAAACTTTACCCAAGCGCTGGCATATCTGGATGGAGCCTTAGCTATAGATGCAAATCTACCAGAAACACTCAATTGCCGTGGACTGGTTCTACAGAGTATCTACCGCTATGATGATGCCATTGACTGTTTCCTCTCTGCATTGGCGATTTCTGCAAATTTTGCTGCGGCGTTGACCAATCTAGGTATAGTCTATATGGAGTTAAACCGTGCCACAGAAGCGGAGCAGTGTTTTCAGCGCAGTCTAAACATAAATCCCACTTGTGTACGAACACTGTATAACCAAAGTTTACTCACCGAAAACAAGCTAGGTAAAACCGGATTTGAGAAATTGCTTAAAATCAATCGGAATGCTCGCTCCCTGTTAGCAGAAGAAAAGTATCTTATCCATTTCGGCTTAGGACGTCATTATCATCAGGCAGGCGACTTTGATTCGGCTTTCAAACATTTTGCTGAAGGTTGCCGAATTAAAAGGGAAACTATCAACTATAGTCGCCAACATATGACTGAGCATGTCGATTCCATTATCCAGGCCTTTAATAGCGAATGTTTTCATACTTTAAAAAATACCTATTATTCTAACCAACAACCTATTTTTATCTTGGGCATGCCACGTTCAGGCACTACTTTGATAGAACAAATTCTTTCCAGTCATCTACAGGTCAGTGCGGGTGGCGAAGTGGCCGAACTTCTGAATATTAGTAAATTAGGCATAGGTATGCTTAACCAAGCAATTTCCACGACACAACTTAAAGCTAGCAATATTCAGGCTTGGGCTGCGGCTTACCACGAAGTTTTGGCAAGACTTAATTTAACGGCAACACACATAACAGATAAAACCAACGATCATTTTCTGGCTGTCGGCTTAATTAATTTGCTATTTCCGTCGGCAAAAATTATTCATGTGCGGCGTAATCCTGTCGATACCTGTCTATCTTGTTTTGTAACTGCCTTTAGGGACAGTCATGATTACAGTTATGATTTGCTCGATCTGGCGCATTATTATCTGGAGTATGACAGGTTGATGCGTCATTGGCACACCTTGCTGCCAGCACAAAATTTGTTAGAAATCCATTATGAAGAGCTAATTACAGATCAACAAGGTATTACCGGAAAACTGCTAGAGCATTGCCAGTTAAATTGGGATGATGCGTGTATAAACTTTTATCAGAATAATCGGCCGGTTCGCACGGCAAGCACTTTACAGGTACGTCACCCACTCTACAATAGTTCGGTAGAACGCTGGCGCGAGTATGAAAAACATCTAGTCCCTTTGCTGGAAGTGTTATCCCCAGTTTTAAAAAGCTAA
- the cysC gene encoding adenylyl-sulfate kinase: protein MSTAKPVTANIVWHPNTVTRAQREAQNLHRGAIIWFTGLSGAGKSTLAHAVAEFLHRQGCQTFVLDGDNVRHGLCSDLSFSMQDRQENIRRIGEVAKLFMEAGIIVLTAFISPYCQDRERVRNSVAANDFIEIYCDTPLEICEKRDVKGIYKKARAGQILDFTGISSPYQVPENPELVVNGTTPLPSCVEQIINLIIKRGIYLPATETI from the coding sequence ATGAGCACAGCAAAACCAGTAACAGCGAATATTGTTTGGCACCCCAACACGGTTACTCGCGCCCAGCGCGAAGCACAAAACCTCCATCGAGGTGCCATTATCTGGTTTACTGGATTATCGGGTGCAGGCAAATCTACTCTTGCGCATGCCGTTGCGGAATTTCTACATCGTCAGGGTTGTCAAACTTTTGTCCTGGATGGAGACAATGTAAGACATGGCTTATGTAGTGATCTCAGTTTTTCCATGCAAGATCGTCAAGAAAATATTCGTCGTATCGGTGAAGTAGCTAAACTTTTTATGGAAGCCGGTATTATCGTACTGACTGCTTTTATTTCGCCCTATTGCCAGGATAGGGAAAGGGTGCGGAACAGCGTGGCAGCAAATGATTTTATAGAAATTTATTGTGATACCCCGCTTGAAATTTGCGAAAAACGCGATGTAAAAGGTATCTATAAAAAAGCGCGTGCAGGCCAGATACTTGATTTCACAGGTATCTCCTCACCCTATCAAGTACCTGAAAACCCTGAGCTGGTGGTAAATGGCACAACACCATTGCCTAGTTGTGTAGAGCAGATTATTAACCTGATTATTAAGCGAGGCATTTATTTGCCCGCAACCGAAACAATCTGA
- a CDS encoding HD domain-containing phosphohydrolase, producing the protein MISHPILIVDDEPTNLALLHQILKDDYPLIFANSGQEALLMSAKQPISMILLDIQMPEMSGYEVCSALKADPMTASIPVIFVTALNDYGNEETGFLLGCVDYLIKPVVPSLVRSRVRTHLSLVQASQLKQSQRDTIFILGEAGHYRDNDTGLHIWRMAAYSKTLAKALGWTEPNVELLELAAPMHDTGKIGIPDSILCKPGKLTPEEWKIMQTHSQIGYDILSKSDAPLLKLAAEIALHHHEKWNGTGYPNALKEKDIPESARIVAIADVFDALTMDRSYKKAWPVEQAINMIKENAAQHFDPYMVSCFMDILPQLLTIKMQWENIESICLAYNKQHKTQIL; encoded by the coding sequence ATGATTAGCCACCCTATCTTAATTGTAGATGATGAACCGACGAATTTAGCGCTTCTTCATCAAATTTTGAAAGACGATTATCCGTTAATCTTTGCCAATAGCGGCCAGGAAGCTTTGCTAATGTCTGCAAAACAACCCATCAGCATGATTTTACTGGATATACAAATGCCAGAAATGAGCGGTTATGAGGTGTGTTCTGCATTAAAAGCGGATCCGATGACTGCATCAATACCTGTTATTTTTGTAACCGCATTAAACGATTATGGTAACGAAGAAACCGGTTTTCTACTCGGTTGTGTTGATTATTTGATAAAACCTGTGGTGCCGAGTTTAGTGCGTTCCCGTGTACGTACACATTTGTCGCTGGTTCAGGCTTCACAGCTTAAACAAAGTCAACGCGATACCATCTTCATATTAGGGGAAGCAGGCCATTATCGCGATAACGATACGGGTTTACATATTTGGCGTATGGCCGCTTATTCAAAAACCTTGGCAAAAGCATTGGGTTGGACAGAACCTAATGTGGAATTATTGGAACTGGCTGCACCCATGCATGATACAGGTAAGATTGGTATACCCGATTCCATACTTTGCAAGCCCGGTAAACTAACGCCTGAAGAATGGAAAATCATGCAAACCCATTCGCAAATCGGCTACGATATCTTGTCAAAATCGGATGCTCCATTATTAAAACTAGCGGCCGAAATTGCCTTACATCATCATGAGAAATGGAATGGCACAGGATATCCCAATGCTTTAAAGGAAAAGGATATACCAGAGTCGGCCAGGATAGTGGCCATTGCCGATGTATTTGATGCCTTGACCATGGATAGATCATACAAAAAAGCCTGGCCGGTAGAGCAGGCTATCAACATGATAAAGGAAAATGCGGCTCAACATTTCGATCCATATATGGTAAGTTGTTTTATGGATATTCTTCCGCAATTGTTAACAATAAAGATGCAATGGGAAAATATCGAGTCAATTTGCTTAGCATATAATAAACAGCACAAAACCCAGATATTATAG
- a CDS encoding PAS domain S-box protein, with amino-acid sequence MQIAVFKPTLLAAFLIPLLACGMQWLLWDELKPLTWILFYPAVFFSARYAGLSGGLFATCLSVVLADYLFMEPRFSLAIADTRNWYSMLVFLSMGTLFSLFFAKLHASWTEIISLQSLELKNNQQRLTQALHAANAGIWEWNLQDNSNQWTDNLWSLYGLERNVLPASYDTWLSTVHNEDREVLETAIKMAVENQQPLNIEWRLAQTFNGQERWLMGRGQPEYNATGQLIFYRGIVIDISERKCIEQQLRDKDTRLNFVLDKLQLGVWEINLHTQQAHGSLQHSQLFGYSELQNNWNYSRFLEHVVPEHRQLVETTRSETSVNLKDWHFECQIQRVDGEIRWISVNSCYLFDHYGQVQSMAGLVQDITQRKQNENNLRYADIRYRTLFDQAAPDALFVHNHQGNFIEVNKQACESLGYSKQELLGMNVIDLEQDFNLSLAQQVWNSVVPGETQILLGQHKRKDGSSFPVEVHLGVLVFDEQRYYIGVVRDITQRLAAEHALKDSEARYREMFEANPHPMWVYDVDTLAFLAVNDAAVAHYGYSRAEFLAMTIKDIRSEAEVKRLMEAITANTFGVNAFDLWRHICSDGREILVEISTHSMHFSGHRAMVALVQDVTLRVSMVQQLRKLSMAIEQTPESIVITDLNGKIDYVNSAFLRNSGYSQQEVLGNSFAFLKSGLTSADTYTYLWQTLHNEQIWKGEFVNRRKDGSDYTEFATISPIRDASGKVTHYVGIQEDISEKKKLNAELAQYRHHLEELVEQRTLELEQARSLAESGNAAKTNFLSNMSHEIRTPMNAVLGLCYLLEQRPLDEDSHQLVKKINSAGRSLLCIINDILDFSKIEAGHLEIELAPFRLSEMLDELGNLMSAAAVHKNLELLIVPPVDADALIGDGLRLKQVLINLLSNAIKFTEQGEVELRITLESEQADQLKLRFLVKDSGIGIAEDQLQDLFSAFTQADNSISRRFGGTGLGLSISRQLVQLMGGEVQVKSCIGEGSEFWFVLPLQRDLQLGIVPASLNNLQLLVVDDNENACEALQMTAKSLGWHALAVNSGQAALLKIMESKDEKLPYDVFLIDWKMPGLDGVATTELIRKLLPETGIVAERMPIILMVTSYSLKELQLKSTPTLADGILSKPITASALYNTVCRVIVGREQSGASAFSESTHSKVPRIPGVRVLVVDDSEINREVAQRVLQDEGALVYLASDGQEALEWLSRDVQQVDVILMDIQMPRLDGYEATRRIRQLPHCANLPILALTAGAFKSLQQLAFDAGMNDFIPKPFDVAQMMTLIQHWTLGVSTLATNIHTPAESRKLVVKNDHFPLLRNIYETNLDIPGVNQQIVQTYWKDAAIYKTFLRRFVTSYQQAGLDLQAAQDKGDINAAKALAHKLKGMVSNLGLDVITQHCIAVEQALANQLSLQIPAQNLQMAINELAACLTVDTQVNILPREDYTLAGKRSEILQLVEQLQTALSLNNPGNAEPLMAALEAELGHAVLVAIKDKVLTYSFREAESLLHELSVTIRNS; translated from the coding sequence ATGCAAATCGCCGTATTTAAGCCCACTTTACTGGCAGCGTTTTTGATTCCCCTATTGGCATGTGGCATGCAGTGGCTGTTGTGGGATGAATTAAAACCCTTAACCTGGATTTTATTCTATCCGGCGGTTTTTTTTAGCGCACGCTATGCTGGTTTATCCGGCGGCTTATTTGCTACTTGTCTGTCGGTAGTGTTAGCCGACTATTTGTTCATGGAACCGCGTTTTTCTTTGGCGATAGCGGACACTAGAAACTGGTACTCCATGCTAGTTTTCCTGAGTATGGGGACGTTATTCAGTCTGTTTTTTGCTAAGTTACATGCTTCATGGACTGAAATAATCAGTCTGCAATCTCTGGAATTAAAAAATAATCAGCAGCGATTAACCCAAGCACTGCATGCCGCCAATGCGGGAATATGGGAGTGGAATCTACAAGACAATAGCAATCAATGGACTGATAATCTATGGAGTTTGTATGGGCTTGAGCGAAATGTACTACCTGCCAGTTATGACACCTGGTTATCGACTGTACACAATGAAGATCGGGAAGTGCTGGAAACTGCCATAAAAATGGCTGTGGAAAACCAGCAGCCGTTAAATATAGAATGGCGCTTAGCACAAACATTTAACGGTCAGGAACGTTGGCTAATGGGGCGCGGACAGCCGGAGTATAACGCGACAGGCCAACTAATATTTTATCGTGGCATTGTTATTGATATAAGTGAACGTAAATGTATCGAACAACAACTGCGTGATAAAGATACGCGCCTTAACTTCGTCCTAGATAAGCTGCAACTCGGTGTCTGGGAAATCAATTTACACACCCAGCAAGCGCATGGATCACTGCAGCATTCACAATTATTTGGATATAGTGAATTGCAAAACAACTGGAACTATAGTCGTTTTCTTGAGCATGTGGTACCAGAACATAGACAATTAGTCGAAACCACTCGATCAGAAACAAGCGTAAATTTGAAAGATTGGCATTTCGAATGTCAAATTCAGCGTGTAGATGGAGAAATTCGTTGGATTTCGGTTAACAGTTGTTATCTTTTTGATCACTATGGGCAAGTTCAGTCTATGGCGGGTCTCGTTCAGGATATTACGCAACGCAAGCAGAATGAAAATAACTTACGTTATGCCGATATTCGTTATCGAACCTTATTTGATCAAGCTGCGCCGGATGCCTTGTTTGTGCATAATCATCAGGGTAATTTCATTGAGGTCAATAAACAGGCATGTGAAAGTCTGGGTTATTCCAAGCAAGAATTATTGGGCATGAATGTGATTGATCTGGAACAGGACTTTAATCTGAGTCTTGCTCAACAGGTCTGGAATTCTGTCGTTCCTGGGGAAACGCAGATCTTACTAGGACAACATAAACGTAAAGACGGGAGCAGCTTCCCCGTAGAGGTGCATTTAGGTGTATTAGTTTTTGATGAGCAACGCTATTATATTGGTGTGGTTAGAGATATTACCCAACGCCTGGCTGCCGAACATGCCCTAAAAGACAGTGAAGCCCGCTATCGGGAAATGTTTGAGGCCAACCCGCATCCGATGTGGGTATACGATGTTGATACACTGGCTTTTCTAGCCGTTAACGATGCTGCTGTAGCGCATTATGGCTATAGTCGCGCTGAATTTTTAGCGATGACTATCAAGGATATTCGCTCTGAGGCAGAAGTTAAACGCCTAATGGAGGCCATTACGGCCAATACATTTGGTGTCAATGCTTTCGATTTGTGGCGACATATTTGTAGTGATGGACGGGAAATATTGGTAGAAATCAGTACGCATTCCATGCATTTTAGTGGACATAGAGCCATGGTGGCTTTAGTGCAGGATGTTACGCTAAGAGTTAGCATGGTGCAGCAATTACGCAAACTGTCCATGGCCATAGAACAAACCCCAGAAAGTATAGTTATTACTGACCTGAACGGTAAAATTGATTATGTGAATAGTGCTTTCCTGCGTAACTCGGGTTACAGTCAGCAGGAAGTGCTGGGTAACAGTTTTGCATTTCTAAAATCAGGCCTTACCAGTGCCGACACCTATACCTATCTATGGCAGACCTTGCATAACGAACAGATATGGAAAGGCGAGTTTGTTAATCGTCGCAAAGACGGTAGCGACTATACTGAGTTTGCCACTATTTCGCCGATTCGAGATGCGAGTGGCAAGGTCACACATTATGTCGGTATTCAGGAAGATATTAGCGAAAAGAAAAAACTGAATGCAGAACTAGCGCAGTATCGCCATCATCTTGAAGAATTGGTAGAGCAACGTACCCTAGAACTGGAACAGGCTAGATCTCTGGCTGAATCCGGCAATGCGGCTAAAACTAATTTTCTGTCCAATATGAGTCACGAAATCCGTACCCCCATGAATGCGGTGTTAGGCTTATGTTATCTATTGGAACAACGTCCATTAGATGAAGACTCACACCAGCTGGTAAAGAAAATCAACAGCGCAGGTCGTTCCTTATTATGCATTATTAACGATATACTGGATTTTTCTAAAATTGAAGCTGGTCATCTGGAAATTGAGCTTGCTCCTTTTCGACTTTCAGAAATGCTGGATGAACTGGGAAATTTAATGTCAGCGGCGGCTGTTCATAAAAATCTGGAATTATTAATTGTGCCACCAGTGGATGCCGATGCTTTAATTGGTGATGGTCTGCGCTTGAAGCAAGTGTTAATCAATTTACTGAGTAATGCCATTAAGTTTACCGAGCAAGGAGAAGTGGAGTTACGAATTACTCTGGAATCAGAGCAAGCCGATCAATTAAAACTGCGTTTCTTAGTAAAAGATAGTGGTATTGGTATTGCTGAAGATCAACTGCAAGATCTATTTTCCGCTTTTACCCAAGCAGACAATAGTATTAGTCGTCGCTTTGGTGGCACTGGACTGGGTTTGTCAATTAGTCGGCAACTGGTACAGTTGATGGGGGGCGAAGTACAGGTAAAGAGTTGTATAGGCGAAGGTAGTGAGTTTTGGTTTGTGTTGCCATTGCAACGTGATCTACAGCTAGGCATTGTTCCGGCTAGCCTGAATAACCTGCAACTGTTAGTGGTTGATGATAATGAAAATGCCTGTGAAGCCTTACAAATGACGGCAAAGAGTTTGGGTTGGCATGCACTGGCAGTGAATTCTGGACAGGCGGCTTTGTTAAAGATAATGGAGAGCAAAGATGAAAAACTACCCTACGATGTGTTTCTGATTGATTGGAAAATGCCTGGATTGGACGGGGTGGCCACCACAGAATTGATACGAAAACTACTCCCTGAAACAGGGATAGTTGCAGAAAGAATGCCTATCATATTGATGGTCACGTCTTATTCGTTAAAAGAATTGCAGCTGAAGTCTACGCCAACCCTTGCGGATGGCATACTCAGTAAACCAATAACAGCGTCTGCACTTTATAATACAGTGTGCAGAGTAATCGTTGGACGTGAGCAATCGGGTGCATCTGCGTTTTCTGAATCTACACACAGTAAAGTGCCGCGCATTCCGGGAGTGCGCGTGCTCGTTGTGGATGATAGCGAAATTAACAGAGAAGTCGCACAACGTGTGCTACAAGATGAGGGGGCGCTGGTATATCTGGCTAGCGATGGTCAAGAAGCCCTGGAATGGCTCAGTCGTGATGTTCAACAGGTAGATGTAATCTTAATGGATATCCAAATGCCACGTCTTGATGGCTACGAAGCAACTCGGCGGATTCGACAATTACCTCATTGTGCAAATCTACCTATCTTGGCGCTTACTGCCGGTGCATTCAAGAGTTTACAGCAGCTGGCATTTGATGCAGGTATGAATGATTTTATTCCTAAACCCTTCGATGTCGCACAGATGATGACATTGATACAGCACTGGACTCTGGGGGTAAGTACATTAGCAACAAATATTCACACACCTGCAGAATCCAGAAAATTAGTTGTTAAAAATGATCATTTTCCACTGTTAAGAAATATTTATGAGACAAATTTGGATATTCCCGGTGTAAATCAACAAATTGTACAAACATACTGGAAAGATGCGGCTATATATAAAACGTTTTTACGTCGTTTTGTAACTAGCTATCAACAAGCTGGGTTAGATTTACAGGCTGCGCAAGATAAAGGTGATATTAATGCCGCTAAAGCTTTAGCGCATAAGCTAAAAGGTATGGTGTCAAATTTAGGCCTGGATGTAATTACACAGCACTGTATTGCGGTTGAGCAGGCACTTGCTAATCAATTATCCTTACAAATACCCGCTCAGAATCTACAAATGGCCATTAATGAACTGGCAGCTTGTTTGACAGTGGATACCCAAGTAAATATTTTGCCTAGGGAAGACTATACTTTGGCTGGTAAACGCTCAGAAATTTTACAATTGGTTGAACAATTACAGACCGCTTTAAGCTTAAATAATCCGGGAAATGCAGAACCGCTCATGGCGGCATTGGAGGCGGAACTGGGTCATGCTGTATTAGTAGCAATTAAGGATAAGGTTTTGACTTATAGTTTTCGGGAAGCTGAAAGCTTGCTTCATGAATTATCAGTCACCATAAGAAATAGTTAA
- a CDS encoding DUF2721 domain-containing protein — MEAITTIPTVAHVIQQALTPVFLLGGIGSILNVLTGRLARTVDRYRVLNDKSITDSPEYAFEMSLIPRRVRLIQWAISLSSVSALLICASIVTLFLGAELGLTLSRVVSILFILAITALTASLLCFFREITLATGNIISS; from the coding sequence ATGGAAGCTATCACTACTATTCCCACCGTTGCTCACGTTATACAGCAAGCCTTAACCCCAGTATTCCTGTTAGGAGGAATTGGCTCTATACTCAATGTGTTAACCGGGCGTCTGGCGCGCACGGTTGATCGTTATAGAGTGTTGAATGATAAAAGTATCACTGACTCCCCCGAGTATGCTTTTGAAATGTCTCTGATACCACGTCGGGTGCGTTTAATTCAATGGGCGATTAGCCTGTCTTCGGTTTCGGCTTTGCTGATTTGCGCATCGATTGTTACCTTGTTTTTAGGCGCAGAATTAGGGTTAACTTTATCGCGAGTCGTTTCAATTTTGTTCATATTGGCCATTACGGCGTTAACTGCCAGTTTGCTTTGTTTTTTTCGAGAGATAACCCTCGCTACCGGAAATATAATTTCCAGTTAA